The genomic interval AAGAGCTTTGGGCCAGACAGTGCAGCACTGAGGGCTCACTGTAGTTATTGCTCagaggaaaaaaactaaagaaactcAACAGTGGTCTTCCCACTCACTGGAGGTCTCCCTCCCCACAGAACTGCTTGATGGAGGCAGGCCAGGTccccccaggccccaggctcaTCATTGTGCCTTGCAAAGGCCTTTCAGCCTCTGCATCTGCCCCTGTAGCACTGTTTTAACTGTCTCATTGCGGAAGGTAAGGATAAAGGGATTGAGGAAGGGGGTGAGAACTGAAGTCACCAAGGCCACGACCTTCCTGACTTGCACAGAGTGAGCTTTGCCAGGCCTGACATACAGAAAGATAGTACTACTGTAGCCAATGAAGACCAGTGTGAGGTGAGACCCGCAGGTGGAGAAAGTCTTCCGGCGGCTGCTGGCAGACGGGATCCGCAGCACGGTGGTCATTATTAGCCATAGGAGATGAGGGTCACCAGGAAGGAGCTGAGGACAAAGGCCAAGGCCATCAGAAAGTCCCAGAATTCCAATAGGCGAGTGTCAGAGCAGGACAACTGCAGGAGAGGTGCGCTATCACAGAAGAAGTGGCTAATGATGTTGCTATGGCAATAATCAAGATGAACTCGGGAGAGGACAGTAGGTACCATGGCTAGGAAAGGAGCTGACCAGGCAGCCCCAGCCAGCTGGACACACACAGCCCTGCTCATCAGAGTGCCATAGCGCAGTGGGTGGCAGATGGCCACAAAGCGGTCAAGGGCCATGTCTGTCAGGATGAGGAAGGAGGCGGAACCCAGGGAAAAGTAGAAGTAGAACTGGACCATGCAGCCAGTGAAGGTAATGACTTTGTGGGGGACCAGCAGGTCTGAGAGCATCCTGGGCACTGCAGTCATGGTTACCAAGATCTCCAGCAGGGAAAAATTGCCCAGGAAGAAGTACATGGGTGTATGTAGGTGGGTGTCAGCTATGACCATAACTATAATGATGGTGTTTCCCATGAAGGCGAGAAGATAAAGCATGAGGAAGGGGCCAAACAGAAGAGCCTGCAGCTCACCGAAGGAGGAGAAGCCTGAGAGGACAAATTCGGAGGGCTGGCTCAAATTTGCCATGATCCACAGGCTAGGGCCCTGCATGCAAGGGAAACAAAAGACAGATGGAGAGGCagaaacagagagatagagacagagaacCACTGACCTTGAAACAGAAGAAacagggacagagacagagaatagaGAGAGAAAGGCAAGTAGCCAGCGGGTGATAAAcagaagagcagaaagaaaaagcaatcaaGATAACAA from Rhinopithecus roxellana isolate Shanxi Qingling chromosome 6, ASM756505v1, whole genome shotgun sequence carries:
- the LOC104674913 gene encoding LOW QUALITY PROTEIN: olfactory receptor 6V1 (The sequence of the model RefSeq protein was modified relative to this genomic sequence to represent the inferred CDS: inserted 1 base in 1 codon), yielding MQGPSLWIMANLSQPSEFVLSGFSSFGELQALLFGPFLMLYLLAFMGNTIIIVMVIADTHLHTPMYFFLGNFSLLEILVTMTAVPRMLSDLLVPHKVITFTGCMVQFYFYFSLGSASFLILTDMALDRFVAICHPLRYGTLMSRAVCVQLAGAAWSAPFLAMVPTVLSRVHLDYCHSNIISHFFCDSAPLLQLSCSDTRLLEFWDFLMALAFVLSSFLVTLISYGXIMTTVLRIPSASSRRKTFSTCGSHLTLVFIGYSSTIFLYVRPGKAHSVQVRKVVALVTSVLTPFLNPFILTFRNETVKTVLQGQMQRLKGLCKAQ